One genomic region from Sulfuriflexus mobilis encodes:
- a CDS encoding sigma-54-dependent transcriptional regulator — protein sequence MAEKEKRPLILFIDDDVRAGELMQRFMADSPYRCEVFQNPDFAIEYFNEHGADLIITDLRMPGMTGMEVLAEVKSQNADTPVIIITAFSTVDNAIEAMRLGATDFIKKPYDMDELFVLINKTLQHHHLEQENLLLKRQLSDEKNRYGMIGHSQAMQDVYALIEKIADIRCNVIIEGESGCGKELAARAIHYQSRDAEKPFIVIDCGSLSDTLLESELFGHEKGAFTGATQSKPGMLEMASGGTVFLDEICNISDAMQTKLMRVVQEQTLQRVGGVKPIQIDVRFLVATNRNLEEMVAQQRFRHDLYHRLNVVKLRLPSLRERRDDIPELIQHFVEHFAERFQREVRGFDAASVQQLCEYDWPGNVRELRNLVERHVALADGPELHLESLPVMPRGEAIDSDNPTLEELEQRYILKLLDKFDGNREKTAAALGVNKSTLWRRLQQYQAVGE from the coding sequence ATGGCTGAAAAAGAAAAAAGGCCATTGATACTCTTTATTGATGATGACGTGCGCGCCGGCGAACTCATGCAACGCTTTATGGCAGATTCGCCATACCGTTGTGAAGTCTTTCAGAATCCGGACTTTGCGATCGAATATTTTAACGAGCACGGCGCAGACCTGATCATTACCGATCTGCGTATGCCGGGCATGACCGGTATGGAAGTGCTGGCCGAGGTCAAGTCACAGAATGCCGATACGCCGGTGATAATAATCACAGCATTTTCGACGGTGGATAATGCGATTGAGGCCATGCGTCTGGGGGCCACAGATTTTATTAAAAAGCCCTATGACATGGATGAATTATTTGTCTTGATTAACAAGACACTTCAGCATCATCATCTCGAACAGGAAAATCTGTTACTCAAACGTCAGCTTAGTGACGAAAAAAACCGTTATGGCATGATCGGCCATAGCCAGGCCATGCAGGATGTCTATGCCCTGATTGAAAAAATCGCCGACATTCGTTGTAACGTAATCATTGAGGGTGAGTCGGGCTGTGGCAAGGAACTGGCCGCGCGTGCCATCCATTACCAAAGTCGCGATGCGGAAAAACCCTTTATCGTCATTGACTGTGGTTCACTGTCAGACACCCTGCTCGAGTCTGAGTTGTTTGGCCATGAAAAGGGTGCCTTTACCGGCGCCACGCAAAGCAAGCCGGGTATGCTGGAAATGGCTTCGGGCGGAACCGTGTTCCTTGATGAAATCTGTAATATTTCCGACGCCATGCAAACCAAACTCATGCGCGTAGTCCAGGAACAAACCCTGCAACGTGTCGGTGGGGTAAAGCCAATTCAAATCGATGTGCGTTTTCTTGTCGCTACCAACCGCAACCTCGAGGAGATGGTGGCACAGCAACGCTTTCGGCATGACCTTTATCACCGCCTCAATGTGGTGAAACTGCGCCTACCGTCATTGCGTGAACGGCGTGATGATATCCCCGAGTTAATCCAGCATTTTGTCGAGCACTTCGCCGAACGCTTCCAGCGTGAGGTAAGAGGCTTTGATGCCGCCTCGGTGCAACAGTTATGCGAGTACGATTGGCCGGGTAATGTACGCGAGTTGCGTAATCTCGTGGAACGTCATGTGGCCTTGGCCGATGGCCCGGAGTTGCATCTCGAGAGCCTGCCGGTCATGCCGCGGGGCGAGGCGATTGATAGTGATAACCCGACACTCGAGGAACTGGAGCAGCGTTATATCCTCAAGCTACTCGATAAGTTTGACGGTAACCGGGAAAAGACCGCGGCCGCGCTAGGGGTCAACAAGTCGACGTTGTGGCGGCGCCTGCAACAATACCAGGCCGTGGGTGAGTAA
- the soxY gene encoding thiosulfate oxidation carrier protein SoxY, with translation MIESRRTFLKGSMAGSAIAVAVGAGLLTPQSVLAAWPKEAFEAKGVDNAMSTLFGSKDSAASKDIKIKAPDIAENGAVVPVSITAAQSGIESISILAAANASPLCASFDMGANAEGYVSTRIKMGKTSKVIAVVKAGGKVYSASKDVKVTIGGCGG, from the coding sequence ATGATTGAATCACGTCGTACATTTTTAAAAGGCAGTATGGCCGGCAGTGCCATTGCTGTGGCAGTGGGCGCAGGCCTGCTGACCCCGCAAAGCGTCCTCGCGGCCTGGCCGAAAGAGGCCTTTGAAGCCAAGGGCGTGGATAACGCCATGAGCACCCTGTTCGGCAGCAAAGATTCAGCCGCCAGCAAGGACATCAAGATCAAGGCCCCGGACATTGCCGAAAACGGCGCCGTGGTCCCGGTCAGCATCACCGCCGCGCAGTCCGGCATCGAAAGCATCTCCATCCTGGCGGCGGCCAACGCCTCGCCACTGTGTGCGAGCTTCGACATGGGCGCCAACGCCGAAGGCTATGTCTCCACCCGCATCAAGATGGGCAAGACCTCCAAGGTCATCGCCGTCGTCAAGGCCGGTGGCAAAGTCTACAGCGCCAGCAAAGACGTCAAGGTCACCATCGGCGGCTGCGGCGGCTAA
- the soxZ gene encoding thiosulfate oxidation carrier complex protein SoxZ produces the protein MAKGIKIRATAKKDSTTVKALMSHPMDTGLRKDKKTGKVIPAHFIQEVKCEHNGNAVLTALWGPAISKNPYLSFKFKGGNKGDSIKISWVDNKGESASQEAQIR, from the coding sequence ATGGCAAAAGGTATCAAAATCCGCGCCACGGCAAAGAAAGACTCCACCACGGTCAAGGCCCTGATGAGTCATCCGATGGACACGGGTCTGCGTAAAGACAAAAAAACTGGCAAGGTGATCCCCGCGCACTTCATTCAAGAAGTGAAGTGTGAGCACAACGGCAACGCCGTGCTGACCGCCCTGTGGGGTCCGGCGATCTCGAAGAACCCGTACCTGTCGTTCAAGTTCAAGGGCGGCAACAAGGGTGACAGCATCAAGATCAGCTGGGTCGACAACAAGGGTGAAAGTGCTTCCCAGGAAGCTCAGATCCGTTAA
- a CDS encoding alpha/beta hydrolase, which translates to MNAPLETIEINPPEKADAVVIWLHGLGADGHDFEAIVPELALPQSARIRFVFPHAPLRPITINGGYVMRGWYDIAQADLGAQQDAEGIRVSQRQLEALIEAEIAAGIPAHRIILAGFSQGGVTILHTGLRYPVRLGGLMVLSAYVPLAETLQTERHAANQETPVFMAHGRNDDIIPFALAEQSREQLIKLGYQVEWHGYTMPHGVLPEEIEDIASWLRKVLKLD; encoded by the coding sequence ATGAATGCCCCCCTGGAAACAATAGAAATCAATCCGCCTGAGAAGGCTGATGCCGTGGTGATCTGGTTGCATGGCCTGGGTGCTGACGGTCATGACTTTGAGGCCATTGTGCCTGAGCTGGCCCTGCCACAATCTGCCAGGATACGCTTTGTCTTCCCGCATGCACCGCTGCGACCTATTACAATTAATGGTGGTTATGTTATGCGTGGCTGGTATGACATTGCACAGGCTGATCTCGGTGCACAGCAGGATGCCGAGGGTATCAGGGTATCGCAACGACAGCTTGAGGCACTGATAGAAGCCGAAATAGCCGCGGGTATTCCGGCTCACAGGATCATCCTGGCCGGGTTTTCGCAGGGCGGGGTGACCATCCTGCACACCGGTTTGCGCTACCCGGTACGCCTGGGCGGATTGATGGTGTTATCCGCTTATGTACCACTGGCAGAAACGCTGCAGACAGAGCGACATGCCGCCAATCAGGAGACGCCAGTATTTATGGCCCATGGCAGGAATGATGACATCATCCCCTTTGCCCTGGCTGAGCAATCACGCGAACAACTTATCAAGCTTGGCTATCAAGTAGAGTGGCATGGCTATACGATGCCGCATGGCGTCCTGCCGGAAGAGATCGAAGATATCGCGAGTTGGCTGCGTAAGGTCCTGAAGCTGGACTGA
- a CDS encoding DUF938 domain-containing protein yields the protein MPNKPFAEPCEQNKQVILDILREEFAHTGRVLEVGSGTGQHAVFFARHLPHLVWQCSDRAETLAGIRTWLDETNLANTPPPLQLDVLADTWPERQFDGVFSANAVHIMGWPAVEAMFNGIGEILEEKGLLCLYGPFNYAGDYSSESNARFDVWLKQRDPQSGIRDFEALDALARQIGLSLRNDHEMPANNRILVWQRD from the coding sequence ATGCCCAACAAACCCTTTGCCGAGCCCTGCGAGCAGAACAAGCAGGTGATCCTCGATATCCTGCGTGAAGAATTTGCCCATACAGGCCGTGTGCTTGAAGTTGGCAGTGGTACCGGGCAACACGCCGTATTCTTTGCCCGACACCTCCCCCACCTGGTCTGGCAATGCAGTGACCGCGCAGAAACCCTTGCCGGCATCCGTACCTGGCTGGACGAGACCAACCTGGCTAACACCCCGCCACCCCTGCAACTCGATGTCCTCGCCGATACATGGCCCGAGAGGCAATTTGACGGCGTATTCAGCGCCAATGCCGTACACATTATGGGCTGGCCTGCCGTCGAGGCCATGTTTAATGGTATTGGCGAGATTCTGGAAGAAAAGGGTTTACTCTGCCTGTATGGCCCGTTTAACTACGCTGGAGACTATAGCAGCGAGAGTAACGCCCGCTTTGATGTCTGGCTAAAACAACGTGACCCGCAAAGCGGCATCCGTGATTTTGAAGCGCTTGATGCGCTCGCCCGGCAAATCGGGCTTTCTTTACGCAACGACCATGAAATGCCGGCCAACAACCGTATCCTGGTCTGGCAAAGGGACTGA
- a CDS encoding RT0821/Lpp0805 family surface protein translates to MLKKTLITLFASIMTLSLLGCQSTPSSEGTGTVVGGVLGGVLGSQVGKGKGRTAAIIAGTLAGAYFGGKIGKTMDEVDRQKAYNALENNPTNQASSWRNPDSGNAYTVTPTKTYNSASGNACREYTTDVVIDGRRETATGTACRENGTWRVIN, encoded by the coding sequence ATGTTAAAGAAAACGCTAATCACCCTGTTTGCCAGCATCATGACCTTGTCGCTGCTTGGCTGCCAGTCCACCCCCAGCAGTGAAGGCACCGGCACAGTCGTGGGCGGCGTGCTCGGTGGCGTACTCGGTTCCCAGGTCGGTAAGGGCAAGGGCCGTACCGCGGCGATCATTGCCGGAACCCTGGCCGGCGCCTATTTCGGCGGCAAGATCGGCAAGACCATGGATGAAGTCGACCGCCAGAAGGCCTACAACGCCCTCGAAAACAACCCGACCAACCAGGCCAGTAGCTGGCGTAACCCGGATTCGGGCAATGCCTATACCGTTACACCCACCAAAACCTATAATTCGGCCAGCGGTAATGCTTGCCGTGAATACACGACTGATGTTGTTATAGACGGCCGCCGTGAAACGGCCACCGGTACCGCCTGCCGCGAAAACGGTACCTGGCGCGTCATTAATTAA
- a CDS encoding homoserine kinase, with product MSVYTLIEQDELEAFLQNYNVGTLTDFHGITAGIENTNYFVTTSNGRYVLTIFEQLSADELPYFLDLMAFLAEHEVPSAHPVADRNGHYLRQLKDKPAALVDRLNGAGVEQPNVAQCRALGAALGRLHAVGHQFTGRRENVRGPHWWHETAKALHGHLSSSERDLLDSELAFQDSHRHDELPTGVIHADLFRDNALFVGDELTGIIDFYYACNDVLIYDLAVTVNDWCSNGDGSLDAKRLAAMLGSYTSQRPLNDAEKSAWPVMLRAAALRFWLSRLLDKHFPKEGELTHIKDPEAFRRILQLRIEDVGSIHDCL from the coding sequence ATGTCTGTTTACACACTCATCGAGCAAGACGAGCTTGAGGCCTTCCTGCAAAATTATAATGTAGGAACACTTACCGACTTTCATGGCATCACTGCCGGCATTGAAAATACCAACTATTTTGTTACCACCAGCAATGGTCGTTATGTACTGACCATTTTTGAACAACTCAGTGCCGATGAGCTCCCCTACTTCCTTGATTTAATGGCATTCCTTGCCGAGCACGAGGTGCCCAGTGCGCATCCCGTAGCCGATCGAAACGGGCATTACCTGCGACAGCTCAAGGACAAGCCTGCCGCCCTCGTCGACCGCCTTAACGGTGCCGGGGTCGAACAACCGAATGTCGCGCAGTGTCGAGCCCTCGGTGCCGCCCTCGGCCGCCTGCATGCCGTCGGCCATCAGTTTACGGGGCGACGTGAAAATGTCCGCGGTCCGCATTGGTGGCATGAGACGGCCAAGGCCCTGCATGGGCACCTGAGCAGTAGTGAACGCGACCTCCTGGATAGCGAGCTGGCCTTTCAGGACAGCCATCGCCACGATGAGCTGCCGACAGGCGTGATCCATGCCGACCTGTTCCGTGACAATGCCCTGTTCGTCGGTGATGAACTGACCGGGATTATTGATTTTTATTATGCCTGTAACGATGTGCTGATTTACGACCTGGCCGTGACGGTAAATGACTGGTGCTCAAACGGCGACGGTTCACTGGATGCTAAACGCCTGGCCGCCATGCTCGGTAGCTATACCTCGCAGCGGCCACTCAATGACGCAGAAAAATCCGCTTGGCCGGTCATGTTACGTGCCGCGGCGCTACGCTTCTGGCTTTCACGCCTTTTGGACAAGCACTTTCCGAAAGAGGGCGAATTGACGCACATCAAAGACCCCGAGGCCTTTCGCCGTATCCTGCAGCTCCGCATCGAGGATGTAGGGAGTATCCACGATTGCCTATAA